In Pikeienuella piscinae, the sequence GCGGCGACCGTCTGGTGACGACCGCGAGCCGCCAGCTCACCGCCACGGGCGAGCATTACCGGCGCGACGGCATCGACTACATCGTGATCGGCGAAGTGGTCGGGGACGCCGGAATCGTAAATCTGAGCCATGAGGACTACGGCGTGACGCCAGGGTTCGCGATCCCCGAGCCCGAGGAGTGACGCCATGACCTGCGAAATGAACCCATGGATTGTCCGGCTGGCCGCCGTGGCGCTGACCCTGTTCGCCGCGCCACTTTCCGCCGCGGACTTCGCGGCCGGCTCCAATGCGAAATCCTGGGGGCTGCTGGGTGAGGAGAAAGCTCTATTCACGGCCAGGGTGGTCGACATCCTCTGCGAGATGACTGGCGATTGCCCGGCGGATTGCGGGGGCGGCGATCGCCAACTCGGACTGGTGCGCGCGTCGGATGGCGTTCTGGTGTTTCCGATGAAGAACAGCCAGCCACTCTTCAACGGCGCCGTCGCCGACCTTCGGCCCTGGTGCGGCGAGGAGGTCGAGGTCGATGGCCTGCTGGTCGGCGACGAGGAGCGCGCGCCCGCCAAGTTCTACATGGTGCAGTTCATCCGCGCGGCGGGCGAAGCGGAATGGATCAAGGCCGATCGATGGACGAAGGTTTGGGCCGGGAAGAACCCCGAAGCCGCCAAGAAGGACGGCCCGTGGTTCCGCAAGGATCCGCGCGTCGAGGCGGAAATCGCAAAGGGCGGGTATCTCGGTCTCGGCGCGGAGGCGGACAAGGCGTTCATCGAGGACTGGTTCTGATGCGGTTTTCGGCCGGTAGGAGGGGTTGGCGCGCAAGCTGGACCGCCGGCGCGGCGACAGTCGTGATGGCGGCGGCGGCTTTCGCCCATGACGGTGTGACGCATGAGGACAAGGAGGAGGCGCTTCGTCACCTCTCGGACAGGCCGCTGGAGGGCGATGCGACGCCGTTTCCCGTCGATCTCGGCGGCGCCTTCACGCTGACGGACCAGAACGGGGCGAAGCGGACCGAGGCGGACCCCGAGGGGCGGATGCAGCTCTTCTTTTTCGGCTACTCCCATTGTCAGGCGATCTGCTCCACCGCCCTGCCGCGCATGGCCGAGATTGCGGAGATCGCCGGCGCGGCCGGTTTGCCGGTGCGTCCGGTGCTGATCACGGTCGACCCCGCGCGCGACACGCCGGAGGGCATGACAGAATCGCTGGCTGAATTCGGCCCCGGAATCGTCGGCCTGACCGGAACGGAGGCGGAGCTTGAGCGCGTGCGCGCGCTATTCCAGATCGAGGCGAAAGAGGTGTTCGTCGACCCCGAATACGGCCCGGTCTTTGCGCATGGCTCCTTCATTTACCTGATGGACGGAGCGGGAGCGCTGCTGACGGTGATCCCACCGATCATCTCGCCGGCGCGCGGTGCGGAGATCGTCGCGCGCTACGCCGCGCCGGGCGAGTAGCGGCGCTTGCATCGCGGGGCGATTCAACTTAGATCGCTCTCGCCCGCGCTAGGGGTGTAGCTCAGTTGGTAGAGCATCGGTCTCCAAAACCGAGGGTCGTGGGTTCGAGTCCCCCCGCCCCTGCCAGCGCCGGCGAGAGAGAAAGGCGACGACATGGCGCGCACGAATCCCGCGCAGTTCATCCAGCAGGTCCGCGTCGAGGCGTCGAAAGTCGTCTGGCCGACGCGCAAGGAGACTGTGCTGACGACGATCATGGTGTTCATCATGGCCTCGCTCGCGGCCCTGTTCTTCTTTTTTGCGGACATGATCATCGGGTTCGGAATTGATCAGATTCTACGGCTCGGCGCTTGACTTGATCTCGAGCGGGGTCTAGGTCGCCTTCCTCTGGACATGGGGGAGGCGCGCGTCGATTCGCAACGCGCGCCCTTTCAGTTTGGAAAAGGCGCGGCGAGTTGCGCGACGGGACCCGAAAGGGCGACAGCGCGAGAAGCGGAGAGGCGGCGAAGAGAATGGCCAAACGCTGGTATGCCGTGCACGTTTTTTCGAATTTCGAGAAGCGTGTGGCGGAGACATTGCGCGAATCCGTCGAGCAGCAAGGGCTGACGGACGAGATCGAGGAGATTTTCGTCCCCACCGAAGAGGTGATGGAGATTCGGCGCGGCAAGAAGGTGAAGGCGGAGCGCCGTCTGATGCCGGGCTACGTTCTTGTGAAGATGGAGATGACCGACCGGGCCTATCTCCACATTATCGACACCAACCGCGTCACCGGCTTCCTCGGCCCGCAAGGCAAGCCGAGTCCGATGCGCGATTCGGAGGTCAACCAGCTCCTCAATATCGTCGAGGAAGGGGCCGAGCGGCCGCGGCCGAAGATCTCCTTCGAGGTCGGCGAGCAGGTGCGCGTCACCGACGGTCCGTTCGAGAGCTTCACCGGCATGGTCGAACAGGTCGACGAGATCAGCGCCCGGCTGAAGGTCATGGTTTCGATCTTCGGCCGGCCGACGCCGGTCGAACTGGAATACGCCCAGGTCTCAAAACAGGTCTGAGGCGCATATTGCGGGAGGCGAGAGGGGCGCGCCCCTCGGACCGCACCGCGCTCATCGAGCTTCGGGGTCGCGACCCGCGGGGCGGCATGGAAAGGAGGCCGCGATGGCCAAGAAGAAGATCGGCGTGATCAAGCTGCAGGTGCCCGCGGGCAAGGCGAATCCTTCGCCGCCCATTGGCCCGGCGCTGGGTCAGCGCGGCATCAACATCATGGAGTTCTGCAAGGCGTTCAACGCCAAGACGCAGGAGATGGAGTCCGGGGCGCCCTGCCCGACGATCATCACCTACTATCAGGACAAGTCTTTCACGATGGAGATCAAGACGCCGCCCGCGTCGTATCTTCTGAAGAAGGCCGCGAAGTTGAAGTCCGCGTCGAAGACTCCGGGCAGGGCGACCTCCGGGACGGTTTCGGTGAAGCAGGTCCGCGAGATCGCCGAGACGAAGATGCAGGATCTCAACGCGAACGACGTGGAGGCCGCGATGAAGATCATCGTCGGGTCCGCGCTTTCGATGGGCATCGAGGTCAAGGGGTAGGGTCATGGCGAAGCTTGGAAAAAGAGTAAAAGCGGCGCGCGCGGCCTTCGACGGCAAGTCGAACCTTCCGCTGGCCGACGCGGTGGCGCTGGTCAAGGCGAACGCCACGGCGAAATTCGACGAGACGGTCGAGATTGCGATGAATCTCGGTGTCGATCCGCGCCACGCCGACCAGATGGTTCGCGGTACGGTGACGCTGCCCTCGGGCACCGGAAAGACCGTGCGCGTCGCGGTCTTCGCGCGCGGCCCGAAGGCCGAGGAGGCCGAGGCCGCCGGGGCCGACATCGTCGGCGCGGAAGAGTTGATGGAGACGGTTCAGTCCGGCAAGATCGAGTTCGACCGGTGCATCGCGACGCCAGACATGATGCCGATCGTCGGTCGGCTCGGAAAGGTGCTCGGACCGCGCAACCTGATGCCGAACCCGAAGGTCGGCACGGTGACCATGGATGTCGCCGAGGCGGTGAAGGCCGCCAAGGGCGGACAGGTGCAGTTCAAGGTCGAGAAGGCCGGCGTCGTCCATGCCGGGATCGGCAAGGCCAGCTTCGACGAAGAGAGCCTTCTCGCCAACGCCAGGGCCTTTGTCGAGGCGGTCGGCAAGGCGAAGCCGGCGGGCGCCAAGGGCACCTATATGAAGAAGATTTCGCTCAGTTCCTCGATGGGGCCGGGCGTGACGGTGGATGTGGCTGACGCCAATTCCGCCCAGTGAGGTTCCGCCGGGTTCGCCCGGCGGGATGACGGGCGGCGCCCTCGGGCGGCGCTCTTCCGGTCCGAGACGGTGGGCGGGGGGTAAACCCCGTAAGGCCCGCCATAGACGGGAAACGCAGGATCGGTCGTCTTCCATGGCGGCGGTTTTGGCTGACCCGGGACGGGAGCAGAAGCGG encodes:
- the secE gene encoding preprotein translocase subunit SecE — encoded protein: MARTNPAQFIQQVRVEASKVVWPTRKETVLTTIMVFIMASLAALFFFFADMIIGFGIDQILRLGA
- the nusG gene encoding transcription termination/antitermination protein NusG gives rise to the protein MAKRWYAVHVFSNFEKRVAETLRESVEQQGLTDEIEEIFVPTEEVMEIRRGKKVKAERRLMPGYVLVKMEMTDRAYLHIIDTNRVTGFLGPQGKPSPMRDSEVNQLLNIVEEGAERPRPKISFEVGEQVRVTDGPFESFTGMVEQVDEISARLKVMVSIFGRPTPVELEYAQVSKQV
- the rplK gene encoding 50S ribosomal protein L11 gives rise to the protein MAKKKIGVIKLQVPAGKANPSPPIGPALGQRGINIMEFCKAFNAKTQEMESGAPCPTIITYYQDKSFTMEIKTPPASYLLKKAAKLKSASKTPGRATSGTVSVKQVREIAETKMQDLNANDVEAAMKIIVGSALSMGIEVKG
- a CDS encoding SCO family protein is translated as MRFSAGRRGWRASWTAGAATVVMAAAAFAHDGVTHEDKEEALRHLSDRPLEGDATPFPVDLGGAFTLTDQNGAKRTEADPEGRMQLFFFGYSHCQAICSTALPRMAEIAEIAGAAGLPVRPVLITVDPARDTPEGMTESLAEFGPGIVGLTGTEAELERVRALFQIEAKEVFVDPEYGPVFAHGSFIYLMDGAGALLTVIPPIISPARGAEIVARYAAPGE
- the rplA gene encoding 50S ribosomal protein L1, whose protein sequence is MAKLGKRVKAARAAFDGKSNLPLADAVALVKANATAKFDETVEIAMNLGVDPRHADQMVRGTVTLPSGTGKTVRVAVFARGPKAEEAEAAGADIVGAEELMETVQSGKIEFDRCIATPDMMPIVGRLGKVLGPRNLMPNPKVGTVTMDVAEAVKAAKGGQVQFKVEKAGVVHAGIGKASFDEESLLANARAFVEAVGKAKPAGAKGTYMKKISLSSSMGPGVTVDVADANSAQ